One genomic segment of Bombina bombina isolate aBomBom1 chromosome 4, aBomBom1.pri, whole genome shotgun sequence includes these proteins:
- the ID2 gene encoding DNA-binding protein inhibitor ID-2: MKAFSPVRSVRINSLTEHSISRSKTPVDDPMSLLYNMNDCYSKLKELVPSIPQNKKVSKMEILQHVIDYILDLQIALDSHPTIVSLHHPRLGPNSSSTRTPLTPLNTDISILSLQASELSSEFITNDSKALCP; the protein is encoded by the exons ATGAAAGCTTTCAGCCCAGTAAGATCTGTGAGGATAAACAGCCTAACGGAGCACAGTATATCTAGGAGCAAAACGCCTGTGGATGACCCCATGAGCCTGCTGTACAACATGAATGACTGCTATTCCAAGCTGAAGGAACTGGTGCCGAGTATTCCACAGAACAAGAAAGTCAGCAAGATGGAAATCCTGCAGCACGTCATAGATTACATTCTGGATCTGCAGATCGCCTTGGATTCCCACCCGACCATTGTCAGTCTCCATCATCCCAGGCTGGGACCAAATTCTTCGTCCACCAGGACACCACTGACCCCCTTAAACACAGACATCAGCATCTTGTCATTGCAG GCGTCTGAATTGTCATCAGAGTTTATCACGAATGACAGCAAAGCTCTTTGTCCTTAA